The genomic DNA TTTACCATCACCATTTTTAGCTGTTTGTTATAATTCCTTAGTTGTTGCAAATGACATACCTGAATGTTTAGAAAAAACTGCTTGGACTCCTGATAATGTAATCATGGGTTTACGTCATCGCAATTTACCTTTTTGGGGTGTACAATTTCATCCTGAGTCAATTTGTACTGAATATGGTAAAGATATTTTTAAAAACTTTAGAAATATAACTGCTGATTTTTATAATTATCAAATTTTGGAACATAGGAATAATCAAAAAATACTTTCACCAAAGAGACATCAAAAACACAAACAACAAAAATATCAAGTTATTAGTAAAAAATTAAATATATATCCTGATGTTGAACAGGTATTTGTACAGCTTTTTGGTGAAGGTGTAAATACTTTTTGGTTAGACAGTAGTAGATATGAACCGGGTTTATCTCGTTTTTCATTTATGGGAGATAATAGCAGTGTTAATAGTTTATTAGTTGAGTATAAAACCGAAAATCAAGAAATTCAAATTACCCAAGCTGGTAAAACTACAACTCAGCAAGAAAGTATCTTTGATTATTTACAAAGAGAAATCAATCATAGATATTTTGTAAATGAAGAATTACCCTTTGATTTTAATTGTGGGTTTGTAGGATATTTTGGTTATGAACTCAAAGCAGAATGTGGTGGTAATTTAGTCCATCATTCTGATTTACCAGATGCTGCATTTATCTTAGCAGATAAAATCATCGCTTTTGACCATCAGGAAAAAGTTACTTATTTAGTATGTTTAACTAAAATAGAAGCAACAGAAATAGCAGAAGCGTGGTTTTTAGAAATAGAGTCAAAACTCCAAACTTTATCACCACTAAAATCAATTATTAAACCTGCAAATCAAAAAAAGGTCAACTTCCATTTACAACAGTCAACCCAAGATTATCTTGATGATATTCAAACATCATTAAAAGAAATTTACCACGGTGAAACTTATCAAGTTTGTTTAACCAATAAATTATCTACAGATATAACCCCCGAACCCTTAGAATTTTATCGGACACTGAGAAAAATTAACCCTGCACCTTATTCAGCTTTTTTAAGGTTTAAGAATTTTACCATTGCTTGTTCTTCACCGGAAAGATTTTTAAGGATAGATTCCCAAGGTTGGGTAGAAACAAAACCCATAAAAGGAACATTAGCAAGGGGAAAAACAGCTTCAGAAGACGAAAGTTTAAAAGACAGTTTACGCAACAGTGAAAAAGACCGTTCTGAAAATTTAATGATTGTGGATTTATTACGTAATGATTTAGGGAGAGTTTGTCAAATTGGTAGTGTTCATGTTCCCAAATTAATGGATGTAGAAACCTATAGTACAGTACATCAATTAGTAACTACAATCAGGGGTTTATTACGTCCAGAAATGACAGTGACTGAATGTATAAAAATGGCATTTCCTGGTGGTTCAATGACAGGTGCGCCAAAAATTAGAACCATGGAAATTATAGATAAATTAGAACCAAAAGCTAGAGGTATTTATTCAGGTGCAATTGGTTTTTTAAGTTGTAATAGTGCAGCAGATTTAAACATTGTTATTCGTACTGCTATTTTAACACCTGGACAGACTTATATCGGTGTGGGTGGGGGAATTGTCGCGTTATCAAATCCTGAAGATGAGTTATCGGAAATGTTGTTGAAAGCAAAAGCTTTAGTTGATGCTTTAGTAATTAATGTGAATAATGACTAATTATGCCAAAGTTGTTAAACCTTGTAAATAATCCTGTAATTGTCTAGCATGATCATGAGACATTTTTGGTTTTGGTAAAGAACTAGGTTCAAAGGCCTGAATTTCTAACACTTCCAAATCATCTCCTACTGTCATTTCCCCTTCTACTTCCGCTTCCACTACAACACAAATAGAATGAATTCTAGGGTCTCGATCTGGTGCAGAATAAACTCCCACCAAACGACGAATTTTTAATAGTTCTAAACCAGTTTCTTCCATTAATTCTCGCCGGACTGCACTAGGAATATCTTCTCCCCAGTCCACCATCCCACCGGGTAAAGACCAACAACCATCATCACTGCGTCGGACTAAAACAATGCGTCCATCAGGTAAAACCGGAATCACACTTGTACCAGTAATAGGATGGCGAAAAATAATACCCAATACTGTTTGTCCAAGGTGCCATAAACTGCGTGGATATTTAATCAAGGGAGTAAAAAAAGTAATAATATTCAAGTTCCAAATCTTGGTTTTGTGTTGTTTTTTATAATTAATTGACACCGAATAGAAATGTAACTGACAAAATATTAATTTAGTTTTGTTTTATACAATTCTATAAAGTGCATTAGGTTAAATTCTCAGTACAAATATGAGAATTAACCAATTCTAACATCTGCTTTTATTAACTGCACATAATTTACACTCAAAAGATTCAGAAGTTGATTTTTATTTTAATCAAATTTTAATCAAAAACTACATTCA from Okeanomitos corallinicola TIOX110 includes the following:
- a CDS encoding NUDIX hydrolase; the protein is MNIITFFTPLIKYPRSLWHLGQTVLGIIFRHPITGTSVIPVLPDGRIVLVRRSDDGCWSLPGGMVDWGEDIPSAVRRELMEETGLELLKIRRLVGVYSAPDRDPRIHSICVVVEAEVEGEMTVGDDLEVLEIQAFEPSSLPKPKMSHDHARQLQDYLQGLTTLA
- the pabB gene encoding aminodeoxychorismate synthase component I; translation: MKTLIIDNYDSYTFNLYQIIAEVNGENPIVIRNDEVDWEELTKIKFDNIVISPGPGRPENDQDFGICGQVLQNIQIPVLGVCLGHQGLGYFYGGKIIHAPEIKHGRFSKVEHNNCELFHGLPSPFLAVCYNSLVVANDIPECLEKTAWTPDNVIMGLRHRNLPFWGVQFHPESICTEYGKDIFKNFRNITADFYNYQILEHRNNQKILSPKRHQKHKQQKYQVISKKLNIYPDVEQVFVQLFGEGVNTFWLDSSRYEPGLSRFSFMGDNSSVNSLLVEYKTENQEIQITQAGKTTTQQESIFDYLQREINHRYFVNEELPFDFNCGFVGYFGYELKAECGGNLVHHSDLPDAAFILADKIIAFDHQEKVTYLVCLTKIEATEIAEAWFLEIESKLQTLSPLKSIIKPANQKKVNFHLQQSTQDYLDDIQTSLKEIYHGETYQVCLTNKLSTDITPEPLEFYRTLRKINPAPYSAFLRFKNFTIACSSPERFLRIDSQGWVETKPIKGTLARGKTASEDESLKDSLRNSEKDRSENLMIVDLLRNDLGRVCQIGSVHVPKLMDVETYSTVHQLVTTIRGLLRPEMTVTECIKMAFPGGSMTGAPKIRTMEIIDKLEPKARGIYSGAIGFLSCNSAADLNIVIRTAILTPGQTYIGVGGGIVALSNPEDELSEMLLKAKALVDALVINVNND